In one window of Hymenobacter nivis DNA:
- the dxs gene encoding 1-deoxy-D-xylulose-5-phosphate synthase translates to MTIEPGPLLAAINSPDDLKKLAPEQLVQVSTELREFIIDTVSIYGGHFGASLGVVELTVALHYVFNTPYDQLVWDVGHQAYGHKILTGRRERFPTNRRYGGMSGFPKISESPYDAFGVGHSSTSIGAALGMAVASDYKKDFDRQHIAVIGDGAMTAGMSFEALNQAGALNNNMIVVLNDNCMSIDPNVGALKEYLTDITTSRTYNKVRDELWNVLGKLSKFGPNPQQIARKVEAAMKATLMKQSNLFEALNFRYFGPVDGHDVQHLVAVLNDLKAIPGPKLLHCVTVKGKGYALAEKDQTLWHAPGLFDKITGEIYTKTPTTPQPPKYQDVFGHTLVELAEANDKIMGVTPAMPSGSSLNLMMAAMPTRAFDVGIAEQHAVTFSAGLATQGLVPFCNIYSSFMQRGYDQVIHDVALQNLHVVFCLDRAGFAGADGPTHHGCYDLAYMRCIPNIVVSAPMNEQELRNLMYTAQLPENAGPFSIRYPRGEGVMPEWRTPLQRVAVGTGRVVREGEAGGVAILTIGHIGNYAVKATAALAAEGLDVGHYDLRFCKPLDEEMLRDVARRYGAIVTVEDGCLPGGFGSAVLEFLADQGLHLPLRRLGIPDRVVEHGTQDQLYKECGFDAPGIAQAVREMAAKVTDAARESVLG, encoded by the coding sequence ATGACAATTGAACCCGGCCCGCTCCTAGCGGCGATAAATTCGCCCGACGACCTTAAAAAGCTCGCCCCCGAGCAGCTAGTACAAGTCAGCACCGAGCTGCGCGAGTTCATCATCGACACGGTGAGCATCTACGGCGGGCACTTCGGGGCCTCGCTGGGCGTGGTCGAGCTGACGGTGGCCCTGCACTACGTCTTCAACACGCCCTACGACCAGCTAGTGTGGGACGTGGGCCACCAAGCCTACGGCCACAAAATCCTGACCGGTCGGCGCGAGCGGTTTCCTACCAACCGGCGCTACGGCGGCATGTCTGGCTTCCCCAAAATTTCGGAAAGCCCCTACGATGCCTTTGGCGTGGGCCACAGCAGCACCAGCATCGGGGCGGCGCTGGGCATGGCGGTGGCCTCTGACTACAAGAAAGATTTTGACCGCCAGCACATTGCTGTGATTGGCGACGGCGCCATGACGGCCGGCATGAGCTTCGAGGCCCTGAACCAGGCCGGAGCCCTGAACAACAACATGATTGTCGTGCTCAACGACAACTGCATGAGCATCGACCCCAACGTGGGGGCCCTCAAGGAATACCTGACCGATATCACCACCTCGCGCACCTACAACAAGGTGCGCGACGAGCTGTGGAACGTGCTGGGTAAGCTCAGCAAGTTTGGCCCTAACCCCCAGCAGATTGCCCGCAAAGTGGAGGCCGCCATGAAGGCAACTTTGATGAAGCAGAGTAACCTGTTCGAGGCCCTCAATTTCCGCTACTTCGGGCCCGTGGATGGGCACGACGTGCAGCACTTGGTGGCGGTTCTCAACGACCTCAAGGCTATTCCGGGCCCCAAGCTGCTGCACTGCGTGACGGTGAAGGGCAAGGGCTACGCGCTGGCCGAGAAGGACCAGACGCTGTGGCACGCCCCGGGCCTGTTCGATAAAATTACCGGCGAGATCTACACCAAAACGCCCACCACGCCCCAGCCGCCCAAGTACCAGGACGTGTTCGGCCACACGCTGGTGGAGCTGGCCGAGGCCAACGACAAAATCATGGGCGTGACGCCGGCCATGCCCTCGGGCTCGTCGCTGAACCTGATGATGGCCGCCATGCCCACCCGCGCTTTCGACGTGGGCATTGCCGAGCAGCACGCCGTTACATTTTCGGCCGGCCTGGCCACGCAGGGCCTGGTGCCGTTTTGCAACATCTACTCCTCGTTCATGCAGCGGGGCTACGACCAGGTCATCCACGATGTGGCCCTGCAAAACCTGCACGTAGTGTTTTGCCTCGACCGCGCCGGCTTTGCCGGGGCCGACGGCCCCACGCACCACGGCTGTTACGACTTGGCTTACATGCGCTGCATCCCCAACATTGTGGTGTCGGCCCCGATGAATGAGCAGGAGCTACGTAACCTCATGTACACCGCCCAGTTGCCCGAGAATGCGGGGCCCTTCAGCATCCGCTACCCGCGCGGTGAGGGCGTGATGCCGGAGTGGCGCACGCCTTTGCAGCGCGTGGCTGTGGGCACGGGCCGCGTAGTGCGCGAGGGCGAGGCCGGCGGCGTGGCCATCCTCACCATTGGCCACATCGGTAACTACGCCGTGAAAGCTACCGCTGCCCTCGCCGCCGAGGGCCTCGACGTGGGCCACTACGACCTGCGCTTCTGCAAGCCGCTGGACGAAGAAATGCTGCGCGACGTGGCCCGCCGCTACGGCGCCATCGTGACGGTAGAGGACGGCTGCCTGCCCGGCGGCTTTGGCTCGGCCGTGCTCGAGTTCCTGGCCGACCAGGGCCTGCACTTACCCCTGCGCCGCCTCGGTATTCCCGACCGCGTAGTGGAGCATGGTACCCAGGACCAGCTGTACAAAGAATGTGGGTTCGACGCCCCCGGCATCGCCCAGGCCGTGCGCGAAATGGCCGCTAAAGTGACAGACGCCGCCCGCGAATCAGTGCTGGGGTAA
- a CDS encoding TonB-dependent receptor domain-containing protein, translating into MQPRILPSTLLLATALAGSVSSGRGQQAPARPAALPGAPTRVAGRLTGTVTDGANGKPVSYASVAVLDAAGTPVNGGVCGDDGKFVLPGISPGTYTIKVSFLGYQDITRTGVVVPAAGGAVALGTLPMVTSAQKLGEVVVVAQKPLIEEKVDRTIYNADVDKTTAGGDATDVLKRVPLLSVDLDGNVSLRGSQNIKVLINNKPSTIAASSVADALKQIPAEQIQTVEVITSPSAKYDAEGSGGIINIITKQNNLRGASLNVNSSAGTRASNLGLSGSVSNGKFGASLGGFGRAQYNTPGSFENVQTSSNLQSGQRTTVQQNAATRQTNAFGRYTLGLTYDFDKQNSLAGSLAYGIRNGKNYQDQLTSQTLAGATTGITSVRDVASTSNSGTVDASLNYTHLYDVKQRELSVLTLFSRNNQTSDFTNNVFAPTDRSYLGELGNNNQSHNQEITGQVDYQTPTVKDQLLEVGVKNIVRRVTSDYSYFYGPGLAPPTPPVPNSFLYKQNVAAAYVAYTMALPKGFTLKPGVRAEYTTIGASFSDPNGVLTATAIPNYLKVLPSVNLSRKFSNGNVLKLAYNIRIQRPSLQFLNPNVQASNPLNASAGNPILRPENTQNYELGYSTQIKQKVNLNISTFIRNTNNAIQTVRVPLADSLNPTRAVGALLSTFRNAGTERAYGTNLFVGINNAKVSLNGSMDLFYSVLRNNDANAIYNSSNQGFVINGRVFGAYNLNKNWALQAFAFVRGQQVQLQGYQSGFGIYSLSLQRNFAEKRGSIGFGAENFFSNQITIRNSVSTPYVDQYNGVPINAPVLTQNSSNVLNRLSLKVNFSYRIGKLTAGDAGRRGKGVNNDDLKEGGDNGGGGGDTGAQGGGGSGGGARQGGGQPTGAPGARPAAAAPRAGTTRINATDSTRTAPAGAPANGVAQPNGTAAPAATPVLIPGAGTPTGLPAAPDPANTPAATTPADSSATKPATPAKTTVPVGTPSPGTTSPGGITPAGSPGGRP; encoded by the coding sequence ATGCAACCGAGAATTCTTCCCTCTACCCTACTACTAGCCACGGCTTTAGCAGGCTCCGTTTCTTCTGGCCGCGGCCAGCAGGCCCCCGCCCGCCCTGCCGCTTTGCCGGGGGCCCCTACCCGCGTGGCGGGCCGCCTCACGGGCACCGTGACGGACGGTGCCAACGGCAAACCCGTGTCGTACGCCTCAGTGGCGGTGCTGGACGCCGCCGGCACGCCCGTGAATGGCGGGGTGTGCGGCGACGACGGCAAGTTTGTGCTGCCCGGTATTTCGCCCGGCACCTACACCATTAAGGTCAGCTTCCTGGGCTACCAGGACATCACCCGCACGGGCGTGGTGGTGCCCGCGGCCGGCGGGGCCGTTGCCCTTGGTACCCTGCCCATGGTGACTTCAGCCCAGAAGCTGGGCGAAGTGGTGGTGGTGGCCCAAAAGCCGCTGATTGAGGAAAAGGTGGACCGCACCATATACAATGCCGACGTGGACAAAACCACGGCCGGCGGCGATGCCACCGACGTGCTCAAGCGCGTGCCGCTGCTCAGTGTGGACCTCGACGGCAACGTGAGCCTGCGGGGCAGCCAGAACATTAAGGTGCTGATTAATAACAAGCCCAGCACCATTGCGGCCAGCAGCGTGGCCGATGCGCTCAAGCAGATTCCGGCCGAGCAGATTCAGACCGTGGAAGTCATCACCTCGCCCTCGGCCAAGTACGACGCGGAGGGCTCAGGGGGCATCATCAACATTATCACCAAGCAGAACAACCTGCGCGGGGCTTCGCTGAACGTGAACAGCAGCGCCGGCACCCGCGCCAGCAACCTGGGCCTGAGCGGCAGCGTGAGCAACGGCAAGTTCGGCGCTTCGCTGGGCGGTTTTGGGCGGGCGCAGTACAACACGCCGGGCAGCTTCGAAAACGTACAGACCAGCAGTAACTTACAGAGCGGCCAGCGCACCACCGTGCAGCAAAACGCCGCCACCCGGCAAACCAACGCTTTTGGGCGCTATACGCTGGGCCTGACCTACGATTTCGACAAGCAGAACTCGCTGGCTGGCTCGCTGGCCTACGGCATCCGCAACGGCAAGAACTACCAGGACCAGCTCACCAGCCAGACCCTGGCCGGGGCCACCACGGGCATTACGTCGGTGCGCGATGTGGCCTCGACCAGCAACTCGGGCACCGTGGATGCGAGCCTCAACTACACCCACCTCTACGATGTGAAACAGCGCGAGCTGAGCGTGCTGACGTTGTTCAGCCGGAACAACCAGACCAGCGACTTCACCAACAACGTATTTGCGCCGACCGACCGGTCGTACCTGGGCGAGCTGGGCAACAACAACCAGAGCCACAACCAGGAAATAACCGGGCAGGTAGACTACCAAACGCCCACCGTCAAGGACCAGCTGCTGGAGGTGGGCGTGAAAAACATCGTGCGGCGTGTAACCAGTGACTACAGCTATTTCTACGGCCCTGGCCTGGCGCCCCCTACCCCTCCGGTTCCTAACTCCTTTTTGTATAAGCAGAACGTAGCCGCTGCCTACGTGGCCTACACGATGGCCCTGCCCAAGGGCTTTACCCTGAAGCCCGGCGTGCGCGCCGAGTACACCACCATCGGCGCCAGCTTCAGCGACCCCAACGGGGTGCTCACGGCTACCGCCATTCCCAACTACCTCAAGGTGCTGCCGAGCGTGAACTTGTCGCGCAAGTTCAGCAATGGCAACGTGCTCAAGCTGGCGTACAACATTCGGATTCAGCGGCCCTCGCTGCAATTCCTGAACCCGAACGTGCAGGCTTCCAACCCCTTGAACGCTTCGGCCGGTAACCCCATCCTGCGGCCCGAAAATACCCAAAACTACGAGCTGGGCTACAGCACCCAGATTAAGCAGAAGGTAAATTTGAACATCTCGACCTTCATACGCAACACAAACAACGCCATTCAGACCGTGCGGGTGCCGCTGGCCGACTCGCTCAACCCCACCAGGGCAGTGGGCGCGCTGCTCTCGACGTTCCGCAACGCGGGCACCGAGCGGGCCTACGGCACCAACCTATTCGTGGGCATCAACAACGCTAAGGTAAGCCTCAACGGCAGCATGGACTTGTTTTACAGCGTGCTGCGCAACAACGATGCTAACGCTATTTATAACTCTAGTAACCAAGGCTTTGTGATAAACGGACGGGTATTTGGCGCCTATAACCTGAATAAGAACTGGGCCTTGCAGGCGTTTGCCTTCGTGCGGGGCCAGCAGGTGCAGCTGCAGGGCTACCAGTCGGGCTTCGGCATCTACAGCTTGAGCTTGCAGCGCAATTTTGCCGAGAAGCGGGGCAGCATCGGCTTTGGGGCCGAGAACTTTTTCAGCAACCAAATTACCATTCGCAACTCGGTAAGCACACCCTACGTGGACCAGTACAACGGCGTCCCCATCAACGCGCCGGTGCTGACGCAAAATAGCTCTAACGTACTCAACCGCTTGAGCCTCAAGGTTAACTTTAGCTATCGCATTGGCAAGCTCACGGCCGGCGATGCGGGCCGGCGCGGCAAAGGCGTCAACAACGACGACCTCAAAGAAGGCGGCGACAACGGCGGCGGTGGCGGCGACACCGGTGCCCAGGGTGGCGGCGGTAGCGGCGGCGGCGCTCGCCAAGGCGGTGGCCAGCCCACTGGGGCCCCCGGGGCCCGCCCGGCCGCGGCTGCCCCGCGCGCCGGCACGACGCGCATCAACGCCACCGATTCGACCCGCACGGCCCCGGCCGGGGCCCCCGCCAACGGCGTGGCTCAGCCCAATGGCACCGCCGCGCCCGCCGCCACGCCGGTCCTCATCCCCGGCGCAGGTACGCCCACCGGCCTACCAGCGGCCCCGGACCCCGCCAACACGCCGGCCGCCACAACTCCGGCTGACAGCTCGGCGACGAAGCCTGCCACGCCGGCCAAAACCACGGTACCGGTAGGCACGCCCTCACCGGGCACCACGTCGCCGGGCGGCATCACGCCGGCCGGCAGCCCCGGCGGGCGGCCGTAG
- a CDS encoding lysylphosphatidylglycerol synthase transmembrane domain-containing protein: MPLSAPPPPPPASPPAADQDAALLRQLRPSRIVVPALIGLSVVAFLFWRSYKPGDLAPLLDAKWEWLLVTLLVLWARDLGYIYRIHHITERALNWRQSFGVIVVWEFASCVLPSAAGGTAVAPIILSREGIPLGKSLAYTLVTALLDNLYYVLMVPLVVGLAGAGLYPQGLQSAFVQTLRVLFVLSYTGVSAYAGLLLYALLVNPRAVRRLLVRLASVRGLRRFRRLAYRQGQEMVNASNHLRGAGPLYWWRACLSTAFVWTARYAVIGCLIAAFVPMSTGTFLFIFARNITYKVVLLLAITPGGAGIAEGAFPTFFGHFIGTATMTSFLVLLYRIVTYYFYLALGVAYLPRWLARVFGPRPAAGGASTAE; this comes from the coding sequence ATGCCGCTCTCCGCCCCTCCGCCGCCCCCGCCCGCCAGCCCCCCCGCCGCCGACCAGGACGCCGCCCTGCTGCGGCAGCTGCGGCCGTCGCGCATTGTGGTGCCGGCCCTGATTGGGTTGAGCGTGGTGGCGTTCCTGTTCTGGCGCTCTTACAAACCCGGCGACCTGGCCCCGCTGCTCGACGCCAAGTGGGAGTGGCTGCTCGTAACCTTGCTTGTGCTGTGGGCCCGCGATTTGGGCTACATCTACCGCATCCACCACATCACCGAGCGGGCCCTGAACTGGCGGCAGTCATTCGGCGTGATTGTAGTGTGGGAGTTTGCCTCGTGCGTGCTACCCTCGGCGGCGGGCGGCACGGCAGTGGCCCCCATCATTCTCAGCCGCGAGGGCATTCCGCTGGGTAAATCATTGGCCTACACGCTCGTCACGGCCCTGCTTGACAACCTATACTACGTGCTGATGGTGCCGCTGGTGGTGGGCCTGGCCGGCGCTGGGCTGTACCCACAAGGGCTGCAATCGGCGTTTGTGCAAACACTGCGGGTACTGTTCGTACTAAGTTACACGGGCGTGTCGGCCTACGCCGGGCTGCTGCTCTACGCGCTGCTCGTGAACCCGCGCGCGGTGCGGCGGCTGCTGGTACGGCTGGCCTCGGTGCGGGGGCTGCGGCGGTTCCGGCGGCTAGCCTACCGCCAGGGCCAGGAAATGGTAAACGCCTCCAACCACTTGCGCGGCGCGGGGCCCTTGTACTGGTGGCGCGCCTGCCTGAGCACGGCGTTCGTGTGGACGGCCCGCTACGCCGTCATCGGCTGCCTCATCGCCGCCTTCGTACCCATGAGCACGGGCACATTCCTGTTCATTTTTGCCCGCAACATTACTTATAAGGTGGTACTGCTGCTGGCCATTACGCCCGGCGGCGCGGGCATTGCCGAGGGCGCATTCCCCACGTTTTTTGGCCACTTCATCGGCACGGCCACCATGACGAGCTTCCTCGTGCTGCTCTACCGCATCGTCACGTACTACTTCTACCTGGCCCTGGGCGTAGCCTACCTACCGCGCTGGCTGGCGCGGGTATTCGGCCCGCGGCCGGCTGCAGGCGGGGCCTCTACGGCCGAGTAG
- a CDS encoding erythromycin esterase family protein: MAWFRMLLLWGACLGAAGGRAQTPAAPGPRPVPARALRSLSPADTSFAELEFLRSEIGGARVVFLGEPTHGEGNVLAAKARLVAFLQQRMGFTTLGMESGFFELHKAQQGIAAGKSVAKNLRSSVFPVWTATQEFQAVGPLLGPDGLRVMGFDPQLSGDYSDDLADDLEDFLEPEKGTAAVNYELLGDVVDYMAAHYAFPPTQKPAEFEAVLAQADRLLRKAAGAPAASRRTEAAFWQQCLRSLGALARDYAAHDPGAKTAATFVAADSNPRDAQMADNLLWYLRQHPAEKVICWGALPHFANRVEVLGSDELRAYQPMGRAVKAALGPNQVYILGTLAGGGTHGLVGTAGVPVPPPAAGTLEAELLEKEGPLSFVSLKHDAPGLQLTTYAFDYQPLAGPWSEVVDGFLFFRSVAPPHLAAPDSAAGALIAAAADTAAAVVAARAAPPGSRNPAAGRGGALVRAGAAAPDVSGVRTVHGQVLDARSRAGVPYASVVVPGQGKGTTANAQGRFALALPGPTPLQVSSLGYATAVVQSPRGNEELTVQLTPSAYALDEVRVPTAPPDPVAIMQDVIKNIPANYEQQDYATEVYAHRRISNFDTLRYEAETVGRLRVPAGYRHFTGGFLGAGNGVDYQPQQRHVLAQRGAPISRIALYSRVQGDYVSAADPVRTSPLFEARRLRRFTLKLDSVCGQGPETVYLLSFAAKKADHRSTGSYLMGVYQGRLLVRQRDHAVLRYEALWQLDTAAFNSAARKNRGRESLRDRLFAQVFTADRTTHVVDYARGPNGRYYARRSVGQTQSAGRVLGKGPFYYQSLSELFFKPLLDAGASPPPAAKTKGPPVAVPEVPYRPEFWDAYPRPGGALATPATRP; this comes from the coding sequence ATGGCTTGGTTTCGAATGTTGCTACTATGGGGAGCGTGCCTGGGGGCCGCCGGGGGGCGGGCCCAAACCCCGGCCGCGCCGGGGCCCCGGCCAGTACCAGCGCGCGCGCTGCGCAGCCTAAGCCCTGCCGACACGTCGTTTGCGGAGCTGGAGTTTCTGCGGTCGGAAATTGGCGGTGCGCGGGTAGTGTTCCTCGGCGAGCCCACCCACGGCGAGGGCAATGTGCTGGCAGCCAAGGCGCGGCTGGTGGCGTTTTTGCAGCAGCGCATGGGCTTCACTACGCTGGGCATGGAGAGCGGCTTTTTTGAGTTGCACAAGGCCCAGCAGGGCATTGCGGCGGGTAAGTCGGTGGCCAAAAACCTGCGCAGCAGCGTGTTTCCGGTGTGGACGGCCACCCAGGAGTTCCAGGCCGTGGGGCCCCTGCTGGGCCCCGATGGCCTGCGCGTGATGGGCTTCGACCCACAGCTGAGCGGCGACTACAGCGACGACTTGGCCGACGACCTGGAGGATTTCCTGGAACCCGAGAAGGGCACCGCCGCCGTGAATTATGAGTTGCTGGGCGACGTGGTGGACTACATGGCCGCGCATTACGCCTTCCCGCCCACCCAAAAACCGGCCGAGTTTGAAGCCGTGCTGGCCCAGGCCGACCGGCTGCTGCGCAAGGCCGCCGGGGCCCCCGCTGCCAGCCGCCGCACCGAAGCTGCCTTTTGGCAACAGTGCCTGCGCAGCCTGGGGGCCCTGGCCCGCGACTACGCCGCCCACGACCCCGGGGCCAAAACCGCCGCCACCTTCGTGGCCGCCGACAGCAACCCGCGCGACGCCCAGATGGCTGATAACCTGCTGTGGTACCTGCGCCAGCACCCGGCCGAAAAAGTTATTTGCTGGGGGGCCCTGCCGCACTTCGCCAACCGCGTGGAGGTGCTCGGTAGCGACGAGCTGCGCGCCTACCAGCCCATGGGCCGCGCCGTGAAGGCGGCGCTGGGGCCCAACCAGGTGTACATTCTGGGTACGCTGGCCGGCGGCGGCACCCACGGCCTGGTGGGCACCGCGGGCGTGCCCGTGCCCCCGCCCGCCGCCGGTACTCTGGAGGCCGAGCTGCTGGAAAAGGAGGGGCCCCTGTCCTTCGTCAGCCTGAAGCATGACGCGCCCGGCCTGCAGCTCACTACCTACGCCTTTGATTACCAGCCGCTGGCGGGTCCCTGGAGCGAGGTGGTCGACGGCTTCCTGTTCTTCCGCAGCGTGGCGCCGCCGCACTTGGCCGCCCCCGACAGCGCCGCGGGGGCTTTGATAGCAGCAGCGGCCGACACCGCGGCGGCAGTCGTGGCGGCTCGTGCCGCGCCGCCCGGCTCGCGCAACCCCGCCGCCGGCCGGGGCGGGGCCCTGGTGCGGGCGGGCGCGGCGGCCCCCGATGTGTCGGGGGTGCGCACGGTGCATGGGCAGGTGCTGGATGCGCGTAGCCGGGCGGGCGTGCCCTACGCGTCGGTGGTGGTGCCGGGGCAGGGCAAGGGCACTACAGCCAACGCGCAGGGCCGCTTCGCTCTGGCGCTGCCGGGCCCCACGCCGCTGCAAGTGAGCAGCTTGGGCTACGCCACGGCCGTGGTGCAGTCGCCGCGCGGTAACGAAGAGTTGACGGTGCAACTAACGCCGTCGGCCTACGCCTTGGACGAGGTGCGCGTGCCCACGGCTCCGCCCGACCCGGTGGCCATTATGCAGGACGTCATCAAAAATATTCCCGCCAACTACGAGCAGCAGGACTACGCCACGGAGGTGTATGCCCACCGCCGCATCAGCAACTTCGACACGCTGCGCTACGAAGCCGAAACCGTGGGCCGGCTGCGGGTGCCGGCTGGTTACCGGCACTTCACGGGCGGCTTTCTGGGAGCGGGCAACGGGGTAGACTACCAACCGCAGCAGCGGCATGTGCTGGCGCAGCGCGGGGCCCCCATTAGCCGGATAGCCCTGTACAGCCGGGTGCAGGGTGACTACGTGAGTGCCGCTGACCCAGTGCGCACGTCGCCACTGTTCGAAGCCCGCCGGCTGCGGCGCTTTACGCTTAAGCTTGACAGCGTGTGCGGCCAGGGCCCCGAAACGGTGTATTTGCTGAGCTTCGCCGCCAAGAAGGCTGACCACCGCAGCACCGGTAGCTACTTGATGGGCGTGTACCAGGGCCGCCTGCTGGTGCGCCAGCGCGACCACGCCGTGCTGCGTTACGAGGCGCTATGGCAGCTTGATACCGCGGCCTTCAACAGCGCGGCGCGCAAGAACCGGGGCCGCGAGAGCCTGAGAGACCGCCTCTTCGCCCAGGTTTTCACCGCCGACCGCACTACCCATGTGGTGGACTACGCCCGGGGCCCCAACGGCCGCTACTACGCCCGCCGCAGCGTGGGCCAAACCCAGAGCGCGGGCCGAGTGCTAGGCAAGGGGCCCTTCTATTACCAAAGCCTGAGTGAACTGTTTTTCAAACCGTTGCTCGACGCCGGCGCCTCTCCGCCGCCCGCCGCCAAAACCAAGGGCCCGCCCGTGGCCGTGCCCGAGGTGCCGTATCGCCCCGAATTTTGGGATGCTTACCCGCGGCCCGGCGGGGCCCTGGCGACGCCGGCTACTCGGCCGTAG